The following are encoded together in the Labeo rohita strain BAU-BD-2019 chromosome 17, IGBB_LRoh.1.0, whole genome shotgun sequence genome:
- the ezra gene encoding ezrin a isoform X2 yields MPSWNLQSSRLQQANSSLNRVLDQHKLTKEQWEERIQIWHEEHRGIPKEDSMLEYLKISQDLEMYGVNYFDIKNKKGTDLWLGVDALGLNIYEKEDRLTPKIGFPWSEIRNISFSDKKFIIKPIDKKAPDFVFYASRLRINKRILQLCMGNHELYMQRRKPDSIEVQQMKAQAREEKHQRQMERAQLENEKKKREAIEKEKERVEREKQEMMMKLVQFEEQTKKVEKDLKEQFERARKLEEERRRVEEEAARLEAERQAALMAKEELARQAEDQMKNQEQLATELAEYTAKIALLEEARRVKEEEANEWQSRAKEVQDDLEKTREELHLVMSSPVVAAPIAEPLPQTMEEEPLENDHDDHEENNSTYSAELQVEGIEDHRNEEERITEAEKNERVQKQLMALSSELAEARDSSKKTKNDILHSENVQAGRDKYKTLRQIRMGNTKQRIDEFEAL; encoded by the exons AGTGCTTGACCAGCACAAACTCACTAAAGAACAATGGGAGGAGAGGATCCAAATTTGGCATGAGGAGCACAGAGGAATTCCCAA GGAAGATTCCATGCTGGAGTATTTAAAGATCTCACAGGATTTAGAAATGTATGGTGTCAACTATTTCGACATCAAGAACAAGAAAGGAACAGACCTGTGGTTAGGTGTAGATGCTTTGGGACTTAACATCTATGAAAAAGAAGACAG GTTGACTCCAAAGATTGGATTTCCTTGGAGTGAAATAAGGAACATCTCATTCAGTGACAAGAAGTTCATAATCAAGCCCATTGACAAAAAAGCTCCT GACTTTGTGTTCTATGCATCACGTCTGCGTATTAACAAGCGCATCCTGCAGCTGTGCATGGGAAATCATGAACTTTACATGCAGCGCAGGAAACCTGATAGTATTGAGGTGCAGCAGATGAAGGCTCAAGCCAGAGAGGAGAAACACCAGAGACAGATGGAGAG AGCCCAGCTAGAgaatgagaaaaagaaaagggaaGCAATAGAGAAGGAAAAGGAGAGAGTGGAGAGAGAGAAGCAGGAGATGATGATGAAGCTTGTCCAGTTTGAAGAGCAGACCAAAAAGGTTGAGAAag ATTTGAAAGAGCAGTTTGAGAGGGCACGGAAACTGGAGGAAGAGAGGCGGCGGGTGGAAGAGGAGGCGGCACGTCTGGAGGCTGAGAGACAAGCGGCGCTGATGGCTAAAGAAGAGCTGGCCAGACAAGCTGAGGACCAGATGAAAAATCAGGAGCAGCTG gcAACAGAACTGGCAGAATACACTGCAAAGATTGCCTTACTGGAGGAAGCCAGAAGAGTCAAGGAAGAAGAAGCCAATGAATGGCAAAGCAGG GCTAAAGAGGTACAGGATGATCTGGAAAAGACACGTGAGGAGTTGCATCTTGTTATGTCGTCCCCTGTGGTTGCTGCCCCTATAGCTGAGCCCCTGCCCCAGACCATGGAGGAGGAACCCTTGGAGAACGATCATGATGATCATGAGGAGAACAACAGCACCTATAGTGCTGAACTGCAAGTGGAGGGCATCGAGGACCACCGCAATGAGGAGGAGCGCATCACAGAGGCAGAGAAGAACGAGCGTGTGCAGAAACAGCTCATG GCCCTGAGCTCTGAGCTGGCCGAGGCGCGAGACAGCTCGAAGAAGACTAAGAACGACATTTTGCACAGTGAAAATGTACAAGCCGGGAGGGACAAGTACAAGACGCTTCGTCAGATCCGCATGGGCAACACCAAGCAGAGAATAGATGAGTTTGAAGCCTTATAA
- the ezra gene encoding ezrin a isoform X1, producing the protein MPKIINVRVTTMDAELEFAIQSVTTGKQLFEQVVKTVGVREVWYFGLQFMDTKGVLTWLKLDKKVSSQEVKQENPLQFKFRAKHYPEDVAEELIQDITKKLFFLQVKEGILSDEIYCPPETAVLLASYAVQSKFGDHSPEGHKSGYLVNERLLPQRVLDQHKLTKEQWEERIQIWHEEHRGIPKEDSMLEYLKISQDLEMYGVNYFDIKNKKGTDLWLGVDALGLNIYEKEDRLTPKIGFPWSEIRNISFSDKKFIIKPIDKKAPDFVFYASRLRINKRILQLCMGNHELYMQRRKPDSIEVQQMKAQAREEKHQRQMERAQLENEKKKREAIEKEKERVEREKQEMMMKLVQFEEQTKKVEKDLKEQFERARKLEEERRRVEEEAARLEAERQAALMAKEELARQAEDQMKNQEQLATELAEYTAKIALLEEARRVKEEEANEWQSRAKEVQDDLEKTREELHLVMSSPVVAAPIAEPLPQTMEEEPLENDHDDHEENNSTYSAELQVEGIEDHRNEEERITEAEKNERVQKQLMALSSELAEARDSSKKTKNDILHSENVQAGRDKYKTLRQIRMGNTKQRIDEFEAL; encoded by the exons GTGGTTAAGACGGTGGGTGTGCGTGAGGTCTGGTACTTCGGTCTGCAATTCATGGACACCAAAGGCGTTCTGACATGGCTGAAGCTGGACAAAAAG GTGTCCTCTCAAGAGGTGAAGCAAGAGAACCCTCTGCAGTTTAAGTTTCGGGCCAAGCACTACCCTGAAGATGTGGCTGAGGAGCTGATTCAGGACATCACAAAAAAGCTCTTCTTCCTGCAAGTGAAGGAAGGCATCTTGAGCGATGAGATCTACTGCCCCCCAGAGACAGCTGTTCTGCTGGCCTCCTATGCTGTTCAGTCCAAATTTGGAGACCATTCACCGGAAGGACACAAATCTGGATACCTAGTGAACGAGCGGCTTCTGCCTCAGAG AGTGCTTGACCAGCACAAACTCACTAAAGAACAATGGGAGGAGAGGATCCAAATTTGGCATGAGGAGCACAGAGGAATTCCCAA GGAAGATTCCATGCTGGAGTATTTAAAGATCTCACAGGATTTAGAAATGTATGGTGTCAACTATTTCGACATCAAGAACAAGAAAGGAACAGACCTGTGGTTAGGTGTAGATGCTTTGGGACTTAACATCTATGAAAAAGAAGACAG GTTGACTCCAAAGATTGGATTTCCTTGGAGTGAAATAAGGAACATCTCATTCAGTGACAAGAAGTTCATAATCAAGCCCATTGACAAAAAAGCTCCT GACTTTGTGTTCTATGCATCACGTCTGCGTATTAACAAGCGCATCCTGCAGCTGTGCATGGGAAATCATGAACTTTACATGCAGCGCAGGAAACCTGATAGTATTGAGGTGCAGCAGATGAAGGCTCAAGCCAGAGAGGAGAAACACCAGAGACAGATGGAGAG AGCCCAGCTAGAgaatgagaaaaagaaaagggaaGCAATAGAGAAGGAAAAGGAGAGAGTGGAGAGAGAGAAGCAGGAGATGATGATGAAGCTTGTCCAGTTTGAAGAGCAGACCAAAAAGGTTGAGAAag ATTTGAAAGAGCAGTTTGAGAGGGCACGGAAACTGGAGGAAGAGAGGCGGCGGGTGGAAGAGGAGGCGGCACGTCTGGAGGCTGAGAGACAAGCGGCGCTGATGGCTAAAGAAGAGCTGGCCAGACAAGCTGAGGACCAGATGAAAAATCAGGAGCAGCTG gcAACAGAACTGGCAGAATACACTGCAAAGATTGCCTTACTGGAGGAAGCCAGAAGAGTCAAGGAAGAAGAAGCCAATGAATGGCAAAGCAGG GCTAAAGAGGTACAGGATGATCTGGAAAAGACACGTGAGGAGTTGCATCTTGTTATGTCGTCCCCTGTGGTTGCTGCCCCTATAGCTGAGCCCCTGCCCCAGACCATGGAGGAGGAACCCTTGGAGAACGATCATGATGATCATGAGGAGAACAACAGCACCTATAGTGCTGAACTGCAAGTGGAGGGCATCGAGGACCACCGCAATGAGGAGGAGCGCATCACAGAGGCAGAGAAGAACGAGCGTGTGCAGAAACAGCTCATG GCCCTGAGCTCTGAGCTGGCCGAGGCGCGAGACAGCTCGAAGAAGACTAAGAACGACATTTTGCACAGTGAAAATGTACAAGCCGGGAGGGACAAGTACAAGACGCTTCGTCAGATCCGCATGGGCAACACCAAGCAGAGAATAGATGAGTTTGAAGCCTTATAA